The Montipora foliosa isolate CH-2021 chromosome 1, ASM3666993v2, whole genome shotgun sequence DNA segment ctagttccttcatgtttttctgattttttcaaGCCGATATCCTCTATACATGAGTATCCTACACGTCAGTCactgaatgaaaatttatttataaaatcaatTCGAACTACCCAATATGGTATTCGCTCTCTTCATTACACTGGCTCCAACCTCTGGAACTCACTTCCAATTACTATCAAGCAGATAACTCCATTCTCTAGATTTCgtaaaactttaaaacaaaatgttatagacagttataataatattattagttctTAGTTGAtatgttattattgttaatattattaatatatatattattattattattatttatttatttattattatttttttttttttggatagttAGATCTTAAAGAAATACTTTTAACATAAATTGTCTATTTATCTCTGTATTCCTTCTGATAAATTTAGTTCCTTTGGGGCACCTACTCGATTAGTTTCATAagctatttaggtgtcccaaactcttcacaatcaactttgtattaaaactgtttgtttatcatttatcctttcttcttttcccctaacattttatttcttaatcagaattgtaatatttcattagtactatgtatcttcttcaatatttaatttgtaaatattcatatgtatattctatttttctttttccaacactgtaaattaatgtttgtgtgagtttaaattaaaattgattgattgattgattgattgattgattgagccTGCACCAAATCGAGGCTTGAACGGGAGTCGCTATGCGCATGCGCGGCCATAGGCTCGAATCGGATACAGAGGATTTTTCAGCTTGCaaagagttttatcttagcctgctaatcactttccaCCAATAAAAATTTGTCTCTAAATTCGTTTATAAGTTATCAGCGTTTAAAGACAGATCATGGCGTCCTTTTAGATGGCCCTCAGTTCTGTTGCAGTGGTAACCTACTACGTCACATCAACGAATGCATGCTTAAGCAACAGCCGATGTTTCATAATGGTACCCCTACGACTGCGCGAAACAATTGTGAAGATTCAATAGTACAGTTTCTCCTTAATGATATTCTAATTCTGCGAGCGACCAGTGTTTAAAGTCAGTGCAATTATCCTCGTTCCCAGGCTTCCGCTTCTTCCTGAAGAGAGCGTAGCCTGCAATCGAGGTACTGAACACCGAGAATGATTCATACAAAGTATAACACAGCTAATAAGCGCGATTTTGTAGTTATGAGGGAAATGGTTATCGTATAGCTTTGTTAGACTGATTTGGTGGATAGCTCGCGATTTTGCACAGAAATCGAGGCTATGTCATCCAAGGCAGCAGGTGGACATCTCGTTTTTGCACCATCGCTTTCTATAAGGTTGCTTTTACTGTTTTTAAACGAAAACTTCATTTTGGTAGATGTGTCAGGTTTCAGTGGGGTCCAAAATCTTAAGACATTTCTTTCTTCTTACTTGCGTACTTGACAGGGAGAAGAGTAACTCGCCCAGAACAGATTTTAACGGAAACTTTTCATGAAGGTACGCTGACTTGCTTTTGCCTATTccttaaaaaatgaaatagttgACGTCGActgatttttgttcttttcggaAAACTGACCTCTTTGATGTTGTGACTCCTTCTTTTTAAACACAGGGGCTGATTCAAAGGGCAACAAAAAGCAGGCTGACGAATACATCAATATCACTTTCACTGGTACAGGAACGGTTAATCGAAATGGGCTCGCTACGATTAACCTGCAGCTCGGTAAAATAGAGGGACTTCCGGTCTTAAGTAATCCGAGACAGAAAGGACGTCCCTCTGCAGGAGGTGGAGTTCCACCGGCGCCCGGGCAAAGTTTCCCTAAACCCGCAGTCACGCAGGCTTCGCAAACTCCAACTACAGCACCTCCACCCTTAGGAGGACAAACACAAACTACAGGACAGCCAACTTCAGCAGGACCAACCAAAAGACCCTTAACAAAACCAGGACAAACTACAGGACTGGCAACTTCAGCAGGACCAACCCACGGACATGAAGGACGTCCCTCCGCAGGGGGTGGAGTTCCACCGGCGCCCGGGCAAAAAGTCCCTAAACCCGCAGTCACACAGGCTACGCAAACTCCAACTACAGCACCTCCAACCTTAGTAGGTCAAACACAAACTACAGCACAGGCAACTTCAGCAGGACCAACCAAAAGACCCTCAACAAAACCAGGACAAACTACAGGACTGCCAACCTCAGCAGGACCAACCAAAGGACATGAAGGACGTCCCTCCGCAGGGGGTGGAGTTCCACCGGCGCCCGGGCAAAAAGTCCCTAAACCCGCAGTCACACAGGCTACGCAAACTCCAACTACAGCACCTCCAACCTTAGTAGGACAAACTCAAACTACAGCACAGGCAACTTCAGCAGGACCAACCAAAAGACCCTTAACAAAACCAGGACCAACGACAAGAGCAGCAGCACAAACGAATTACCCAACCAAAGCACCAGCATCAGGGGCCAACCTCAATGCTTCAACAACAGAGGCACCTACAGCAGGAGCAGCAACTTCGATAAAACCAAGCACAAAAGCACCAACAACTGGGGGACCAACCACCGTGGCAATAACAACATTTGGAGTGACTCCAACAACAGGGAAACCAACTCAAGCATATGGTGAGATAACGCTTTTAACTGCTGCAGCCTTGTCGATAATGGGAAGGGACGCTGGGGAGCACAAGAAAGAGGAAAGGAGGGTATGATCAATTGTATGGGTCCCTACATATTAAGAGGAGCTAGAGGAAAAGGTGTGTAATGTAGGCCTTTCCTCAGATAGAATAAGGAGCAACGAGGCGGCAAAAAGAGGGAAGACGAAACCTTTTTTCAAAACTGTGCAGATAAAGATTCCCCCAATCTACTTTTCTCTCAATGGAATTATAATATCCTTGTCCAATCGCGCCTCGTGTATCGATTATTGAATTTCTATGATATCCATTTCTTATTTACAGCGTTTACCGAAGACGAACAAATGGCCTTAGCCAAACATAATGAATTTCGTCGGTTACACCAAGTGCCATTAATGACCCTTGACAGAGAGATGTGCGACCAGGCCAAAGCGTACGCCGAGATACTCGCCGCGAATGGAAATTTGACGCACGCGTCTTCGGAAGAGAGGAATGGACAAGGAGAGAACCTTTTCTCCAGTTGTGCTTCGGTTGTTCCAGAACCCACAGAGAGAGCCGTGGTAGCCTGGTAAGTTGGAAAAGAGTGATTTGTCTCCATGACACCATATCATAGTGGGCAGCCATCGTAATAGCAAAACGAAGTCCACGGTTTGTATCAATCAAATCAattagccttttttttttaaagcgaaaTAACTATTTGGCATTCAGCATTTCTTCTAATTGACCCACCCCACCCCTTGACATAGTATCCTTCAAGTTATGTCCATTTTGCAAGAGGCATATACAACAGCAAATTgtggaaaatcggctcgtcgcaatattgaaataacattgcaaaaagtccattttagtatttagaattaagtaccttttataaaaattttatatcttttgattgcctttgacattttgactttctacttcgttatctgctcattttttactaaaaaaacgtcgaagtaacttgtgtaatgattgcattttactgcttaggtgataaatATTCAATGAACGTAAAACAAATCATCtttgtggctaagatgttcgttataacctctcgaacttgtgttgtttgccccctaagaactgtgtagctaatttgcatgataatagcaaatccaacatggcggccatcgtaaATAAGGTCTGTTATAGTGATTGTCAGCAGGACTATTTTGAAAGTTGTCATACGATTCCGAGTTGATTTGTTGTTACTTGCTGTCAGCGGTGTTCTGTTATACGGCCGCAATGTTTGTTGTTTCTtatctgtgtaacagtttttcTTGAATAAAGCCTGAGTTCCATCTGACTATATCAATCACCAACAACCTGAGTGATATACAAATTGAAGATCAAgatgtaaaaataacaaacaaactgcggttataAACATACCGAGacaacgcatgttgtaaaacgttttttttcttgacatttcgtatgctccaacatcacatcttcagaagtaacggttacctaagaatttaaacacgaagactaaagccaaataaggaaagtaaagacaatgaaaaaaataaatgaaaataaacagacctagaTAAATCTGCTTGAAAGAATATAAATGGCTAGTATAGAGaagaagtttctcactgccaataTTTTCATTAAGCCCTGGTTTTAACACGCTGGTTTTAACCAGTGCTTAATGAAAATGTAatttaggtaaccgttacttctgaagatgtatttTGGAGAATACGAAACGTCTAGTTCATAAAAAGTCTTACAACATGCGTTGTCTCGTTATGTTtataaccgcagtttgtttgttatttttactcaagttgaaatggccgaagaataagagGTCAAGATGTGCTAGTGAAGGGTGGAGTAGACAAAGTGAAGGAACACTTAACCATCAACGTGAATTTTTGTCAATTGTGACAGGTATAGGTAAGGAGAAGATAAGATTATGGTTTTATCAATAGACAACGGAGTATCTTACATTTAGAGAGGCAAAACAACATACCGTTAAAAACATGGTCCTTGAGCTTTCGTTTTTATTCTTTTGACAAACtaacgattgattgattgattgattgattgattgattgattgattgattgattgattgattgattgattgattttgataGGTACAATGAAGTTTGCCAACCTGGATACGACTTTAATACAGAGTCTATCCAACCAGGCACAAATCACTTCACCCAAGTGGTATGGAAAGAAAGCACGACGCTCGGGTTCGGAAAAGCGGAGGCAACATCAGATTCCCAGTTGAAGTGTGCGTACTTTGTTGCCAGATATAAACCAGCCGGTAATATGATAGGAGACTTTCTCAAGAACGTGCCCAAGGGGAATTTCGACCAATCGTATTGCAATTCAATCCAATCTAAACGAAAAAAGTATTTCGATCAGAATGGCAAGGCAGTATATATCTACACCCCGTTTACAGAAATTCtcaacaagaagaaaaagaaaggctttgttttttcttcaaaactgtaatttgtgtttctttttatttatatCTTAGCTTGGTCAAGCAAATAAAGTAATTCTAAGGTCTCCTTTGACTCACATCTTTTAATGAAGTATCTCAAGTCAAAGTTACCTTTATCCAACAAATATAGTTTACTACATAGAAaatgcggcgtacggggtttcaTTCACGAGTTTTTTGTGTCAACAACCCCGAACGGGCGAggtacgagcgagtgagggtttttgacacaaaacGGCAGCAAGTGAATacaaccccgtacaaagcactttctatgtcgtgagctgtttattacacataagacgagaattttcattgaagtagttttctgaacgcaaattagaaacaaaaattcgctaacaatagaaccaaatgcaaatttaatttaattcaataacaaagtacgatttgtaCGAGAcacacgagatgcacgagtgattggcttggaaaggaatttacgctatcgttgattggttatacttccacacgtACGTGAAAGCCGTatgccattctgattggctgtataggcttttttcacatgtgaaaataaagaatatagatttgtacaaatgagttTTATGGAATAAAactctcatgttatgtgtaatgaTGGCATCTTTGTATGTAGCTGTGGAATGGATTCAAAAACAGGTGAACGAAAAACACTAATTTTGTTATCTTTCTAATACACCTTTTGTGgtgtatttcctattttgtgTAGGGTATTTTGTGTAGGGTATCCTGTGTTGGCCACGTGACTTGTAGAGCAGAATAAACACGTCGTTCCGCCATCTTGGTGTGTTTGTTACTTACTCACCCTTTTCGTGGAGTAAAACGTAACACCTCTGAAACTCGCAATAAAAATTTAATAGACTCAGTTACTTTGATGCGACGACTTAGTAGTAAAGTTGTACTTTTACCCTGTCTTAAATCCGAAGCCCCTTGCCCGGAGCTTCCATCTTTATCGTACGTTCGAGGCAACCCTTTCCAAAATCTTCCTTTTTTAAGAACTACtatattttgacgtatgtgacgtatgtgacggAGAAAatacgtgaagtggttcacatacgtcacatacgtatatGACGCAATAAATGGCTGACCGTAGGTCTCtcatgattggctattgtgaaaacacccacttAAGCCCCCCTGCGAGGTGCCTctgaaaatagaaagatacggaaAAGGGTTGTCTCAGAGGGTTAATGCGGATCCGGAAGATGGAGTTTCCGGGTAACGGCGTCCTCCTTGTTCGTTTGCGGGTCATTCCGTTCAGGCTATTCCTGACAGTCTTTCTCACCTTTGCAATAACTCAGGTGTTGTGTTCAGTGCTTTCAATTAAAGGCAAGCAACTCGTGCCAAATAACAAAAATCACGCCACAAAATTGATACTGTACAGGAGTAATAAAAACAAGGCCAGTCACTGGGTATTATGTACCACCTTAAATCTCCTACCTTCAACAAGTAAATGCAAAATTGATGGCAATCCACTTTCTTTTTCCGTGGGAAAAAACCTATTTCcatgtttaacaattattcggcGAAGGTGTGGAGTTTAATTACATAAgagattatttgaaaaaatacacattgtctttaaaatgattaatttcttcgtctttcacctcgacaaaactgctggcgaccattttgaaaaaatgactccGGTGTTTATTGCGTAACAATCACCTCCATTGTAACCAATACGGGCAGAAAATTTCCAATAATCACCtaagtaattatactaaatgcAGGTAATAAATGATATATTCTGCACTGTGAAACACGGCCTAATAAGGCACAATAAGACTGGCCATGCTTGAAACAGCTTGCTATGGCTGCAGCTGTACGGGTGGTATGTAGCTGCGCATGCCTAAGATACGGTAAACCGCGGGCGTGAGTTGTGGTAACCGTAAGGTAAGTCTGCTTCAGGCGTTCTAGTTTTCTTACAGAAAAGAAAATACCTGGCTTTCAGAGGAAAATATCGTAAACTAGTCGTCACAATATTAATATCAGTATGAGTGAGATATCCCGtggagcagtggtgagagcacctCGGTTCCGAccgatgtggcccgggttcgattcccagactcggcgtcatgtgttggttgagtttattggttctcttctctgcaccgagaggttttacctccgggtactccggttttcacctctcctcaaaaaccaacatttgacttgatttacgttgattgttaatttcagtttacagtgtctccaattagtgctccagcgctagaacgactagacacttaaataaagtttctttcatttcctttcctttttcccgTCGAATTCAGTAGGGAAATTAAGCAAagacaactttaaaaaaaacctcaTCTGAAAATATGATTTGATTTTTGTGAAATAGCTTTTGCTTGATCATCGTGGCGAAGTATATTTTTTCGTTTATCGTACAATGTTGCTAAGAGGGTCTCGTGCAATCGCTCATTACAAAAAGCAACATGACAAATGACCGAAGCATcgattctattgtccattttcCTACACACGTGGAAACAGTAGCGTAAGCGGTCGCTAAGATACGTTCACGTGCGCCTCCACGTACTACATAGTTTGCACACCATGCAGTGCAAttataaatggcggccaacatattattcttttgtcgtTGTGATAATGAGACCAGCTGCCCTGGCTccaaagcaacatttcttttgcatTCTGTCcctgcaaacgaggctagttggtTTCATTAGCACAAAGGCAGAGGAATAATTTAttgccaccatttatgaatacggtctatccAGCAACATCAACATATGCAAAATGGGAAGAAAACTTatggcgctttccttttgtcagaactggtcGGCCAGatccgtcagtttgcaaagaaaatgcaacactttgtaggaacacttgcatgataatccctcacattcttctggaggagtatatatcatcctcgaagtgtgttaatttgaaggcgttgggGAATTAacccttccaaatgcccggtctggcaggtcagttctgtcaaatggaaagcgtccttagaGACTATCTCCGCAAACACCTCCAATGACGAAGACTCAGCAAATCCAG contains these protein-coding regions:
- the LOC137974762 gene encoding uncharacterized protein, yielding MWTCFLVIVIGTASAQAGRRVTRPEQILTETFHEGADSKGNKKQADEYINITFTGTGTVNRNGLATINLQLGKIEGLPVLSNPRQKGRPSAGGGVPPAPGQSFPKPAVTQASQTPTTAPPPLGGQTQTTGQPTSAGPTKRPLTKPGQTTGLATSAGPTHGHEGRPSAGGGVPPAPGQKVPKPAVTQATQTPTTAPPTLVGQTQTTAQATSAGPTKRPSTKPGQTTGLPTSAGPTKGHEGRPSAGGGVPPAPGQKVPKPAVTQATQTPTTAPPTLVGQTQTTAQATSAGPTKRPLTKPGPTTRAAAQTNYPTKAPASGANLNASTTEAPTAGAATSIKPSTKAPTTGGPTTVAITTFGVTPTTGKPTQAYAFTEDEQMALAKHNEFRRLHQVPLMTLDREMCDQAKAYAEILAANGNLTHASSEERNGQGENLFSSCASVVPEPTERAVVAWYNEVCQPGYDFNTESIQPGTNHFTQVVWKESTTLGFGKAEATSDSQLKCAYFVARYKPAGNMIGDFLKNVPKGNFDQSYCNSIQSKRKKYFDQNGKAVYIYTPFTEILNKKKKKGFVFSSKL